From the genome of Nomia melanderi isolate GNS246 chromosome 14, iyNomMela1, whole genome shotgun sequence, one region includes:
- the LOC116425688 gene encoding uncharacterized protein LOC116425688 isoform X1, with protein MPHNLNSASANSANSANAANNTTNNTANNTANNTANAGNTAPNHQAYANHSYHRPNGDGLQPEKEPVEFDTSHLRGAPAEVEALVHNIKEVAQQFLYHWRTFPIVLPPPLSTCSEPEDTLARKKHHLRDLFVAPSFDELDSVAVDSKGEPRRLTKKQLECISKRGFQKEKYGKPKKLNATQLESIRRCGEFEVDSINFAGQTHRWRLSGLLQRGRDRRRDALLRDLALATRFIVVTAKARLVSHCFSVSQSLKAMLTGLLRLLDIIIGVPSLQAHNLDAKIREERCRYLVAELVCRPEYEDSLELLCGFVRKQLRRATMEKFEVERELSQLLPIPVPFVFGTPGGAVVDLRLFSRDIIRKALPILVAISERETRGWFLHFRERLISELRARKKPDEEIEKEVNEAVMREYLQRVFSNILTHPDILDLGNGIAQLLVQQAQSVVLMHRAVETVQRKLLQTKESLRRHVENEHPVLSRIEPWMRDRMREVEEKFIEECEWSAHEEALTLCTNQNLQQTVYFLNRDLTFMKEREPVLLKELRKVKTPTRSFQWPTQIWLPKNWIVRRNFQGQSEIIPTVLSNTPTSITTPRADPSQPVFLVEREIVHTTTTRWPMWRWINYVARTWCWTWNAMFLLGVAVPWCCPVSVRALLLVQPFTPDLELSQLNGTLFPRKSSQMPTLCSRLIALWRHISKSRTHFETEPDTGFIGKGMTRHLNRLWNYGVKGLLGTLVILFVFPVVCILTSLGSLLIALTAILWMPLITLALHAFMALIMDLDSPEPSRNRYLVIMEALVWNIGIQGCLQPIAALIVALILCPIISFVILTVSVIRYWIRVVWDTAMFHLVIKNRGRIPASDSFVVKRIAGPGLTSDYYYQIRPEQALAAFEAKLELDELLAFQQETERLITQPQRDFTQFVEACFGPFAASLAKTKDPYKSLEKEAKNLIAVLHEKLDRRRKNLQTGLGMVVKSKIKLTTFDLKVVIQQGALMLERLYPTHVFARLSGNEDDFWENKGLSVGDWAGLAGLMYADIFSLNFLQPLDDADTKFRLEPHPGVDLSRYTDMIHSTELGGTNGPDLLGAVYAPRGNIQVYSPYLEVSAFNPRSKQPNNSRKCEKRCDTGGLLTSTRIRRRATSTNGVTEARWQPWKRQIRPYSAEKLQIPLPIPHPAHIAVTIHNRDSENPIPLDSELCQNILRAIEESPGEMSTDYVSRYRGAADSSFDSVASQSSVSIETGLDKDNDAQETTNTEKESETYHWTLSNWGGGITRRRNNSGSIKVDLASPEDVTLDTDTTRVMFSTYGTTV; from the exons ATGCCCCACAACTTGAACTCCGCTTCCGCCAACTCCGCAAACTCCGCCAACGCCGCCAACAACACCACCAACAATACCGCCAACAACACCGCCAACAACACCGCCAACGCCGGCAACACGGCGCCGAATCATCAGGCCTACGCGAACCATTCTTATCACCGACCGAACGGAGATGGACTCCAACCAGAG AAGGAACCGGTGGAGTTCGACACGTCGCACCTGCGGGGCGCGCCGGCCGAGGTCGAGGCTCTGGTGCACAACATTAAAGAAGTCGCGCAGCAGTTCCTCTACCATTGGAGAACGTTCCCGATCGTGCTTCCGCCGCCATTGTCCACCTGCTCGGAACCGGAGGACACGCTGGCCAGAAAGAAACACCACTTGAGGGACCTGTTCGTCGCTCCTAGTTTCGACGAGCTGGACTCGGTTGCCGTGGACAGCAAAGGCGAGCCGAGGAGGTTGACCAAGAAGCAGCTCGAGTGCATCAGTAAACGAGG CTTTCAGAAGGAGAAGTACGGAAAACCGAAGAAGCTGAATGCCACTCAATTGGAGAGCATTCGAAGATGCGG AGAGTTCGAGGTCGACTCGATAAACTTTGCGGGCCAGACCCATCGATGGAGATTAAGCGGATTGCTCCAACGCGGACGGGACAGGAGGCGAGACGCTTTGCTCCGGGATCTCGCTCTGGCGACCAGGTTCATCGTGGTCACGGCGAAAGCCAGGCTGGTGTCCCACTGCTTCAGCGTATCGCAATCTCTGAAGGCGATGTTGACCGGCCTGTTACGACTTCTCG ATATTATAATCGGCGTACCGTCTCTCCAGGCGCACAATCTAGATGCCAAAATCAGGGAAGAGCGTTGTCGGTATTTGGTTGCCGAGCTGGTGTGTAGG CCCGAATACGAAGATTCGCTTGAACTGCTGTGCGGATTCGTCCGGAAACAGCTTCGACGAGCAACCATGGAGAAGTTCGAGGTGGAAAGAGAACTGTCGCAGCTTTTACCGATCCCGGTTCCTTTTGTGTTCGGGACACCCGGTGGAGCAGTGGTGGACCTTAGATTATTTAGCAGAGACATTATCAGAAAAGCTTTACCGATTCTAGTTGCTATTTCGGAGAGAGAGACACGAGGCTGGTTTCTACATTTCAGAGAAAGACTGATATCGGAGTTGAGGGCACGGAAAAAGCCGGACGAAGAAATCGAGAAA GAAGTCAATGAAGCTGTAATGCGAGAGTATCTGCAACGAGTCTTCTCCAATATTCTGACACACCCGGATATACTTGATCTCGGGAACGGAATTGCTCAGCTTTTGGTCCAGCAGGCGCAATCGGTCGTATTGATGCACCGAGCAGTGGAAACGGTGCAACGGAAATTACTGCAAACCAAAGAATCGTTGAGACGTCATGTCGAGAACGAGCACCCGGTGCTCTCTCGAATAGAGCCCTGGATGCGCGACAGAATGAGAGAAGTCGAAGAAAAATTCATAGAGGAATGCGAGTGGAGCGCGCACGAAGAAGCTCTGACCCTCTGTACTAATCAGAACCTACAACAGACGGTTTACTTTCTTAATCGTGATTTAACTTTTATGAAAGAG AGGGAACCAgttttgttgaaagaattacgGAAAGTTAAAACACCTACAAGAAGTTTCCAATGGCCGACTCAAATATGGCTTCCAAAGAATTGGATTGTTAGACGCAATTTCCAAGGACAATCGGAAATTATACCAACGGTGCTGAGCAACACTCCGACATCTATTACAACGCCCCGCGCTGATCCGAGTCAGCCGGTCTTTCTAGTTGAAAGAGAAATCGTGCACACGACTACGACGAG GTGGCCTATGTGGCGTTGGATAAACTACGTGGCTAGGACATGGTGTTGGACTTGGAATGCGATGTTCCTGTTGGGCGTAGCAGTGCCGTGGTGTTGCCCAGTTTCTGTCAGGGCCTTATTACTCGTACAACCGTTTACCCCCGATTTAGAATTAAGTCAGTTAAACGGCACCTTGTTTCCCAGAAAGTCTTCTCAAATGCCCACTCTTTGTTCTCGATTGATAGCACTATGGAGACATATTAGTAAAAGTCGGACCCATTTCGAAACGGAACCAGATACCG GATTTATCGGCAAAGGAATGACGAGACATTTAAATAGGCTATGGAACTATGGCGTGAAAGGACTACTAGGAACacttgtaatattatttgtttttcctGTCGTTTGTATACTAACAAGTTTGGGATCACTCCTTATTGCGCTTACCGCGATATTGTG gATGCCTCTGATTACCTTGGCATTACATGCATTCATGGCGCTTATAATGGATCTTGATAGTCCAGAACCGAGTCGGAATCGATACTTAGTCATTATGGAAGCGTTAGTTTGGAATATCGGCATTCAAGGATGTCTACAGCCAATAGCAGCGTTAATCGTAGCTCTTATTTTATGCCCCATCATTTCTTTTGTGATACTTACAG TTTCTGTGATACGTTACTGGATTAGAGTGGTCTGGGATACGGCAATGTTCCATTTAGTAATAAAGAACAGGGGTCGTATACCTGCCAGCGACAGCTTCGTAGTGAAACGAATAGCCGGGCCAGGATTAACATCCGATTACTATTATCAA ATAAGACCCGAGCAAGCGTTAGCCGCGTTCGAAGCGAAACTAGAGCTAGACGAATTGTTAGCTTTTCAGCAAGAGACGGAACGACTGATCACTCAGCCGCAGAGGGATTTCACTCAGTTCGTCGAAGCCTGTTTTGGTCCGTTCGCAGCTAGTTTAGCTAAAACGAAAGACCCGTATAAGTCCCTTGAAAAGGAAGCCAAAAATCTAATTGCAGTATTACATGAGAAATTAGACAGACGTAGGAAAAATTTACAAACTGGCCTCGGCATGGTTGTGAAGAGTAAAATAAAACTTACTACCTTTGATTTGAAG GTAGTGATACAACAGGGAGCCCTCATGTTAGAGCGCCTCTATCCTACTCACGTATTCGCGAGATTGTCAGGAAACGAGGACGATTTCTGGGAAAATAAAGGTTTAAGTGTTGGCGATTGGGCCGGCTTAGCTGGTCTTATGTACGCAGATATTTTCAGTTTAAACTTTCTTCAACCTCTCGACGACGCAGACACTAAGTTCAGACTGGAACCACATCCAGGAGTTGATCTGTCACGTTACACGGATATGATTCATAGCACTGAACTCGGTGGCACTAACGGTCCAGATCTGCTGGGCGCAGTTTACGCGCCACGTGGGAATATACAAGTTTATAGTCCTTACCTAGAAGTATCGGCATTCAATCCGCGATCCAAGCAACCTAACAACAGTAGAAAATGTGAAAAACGATg TGATACTGGAGGGCTGTTAACGTCCACGAGGATTAGAAGGCGCGCAACTTCGACAAACGGTGTTACGGAAGCACGCTGGCAACCTTGGAAACGACAAATTCGCCCTTATAGCGCGGAAAAGTTGCAAATTCCTCTTCCTATCCCACATCCAGCTCATATAGCTGTTACTATTCACAATCGTGACTCCGAAAATCCAATCCCCCTCGACTCGGAACTCTGTCAAAACATACTTAGGGCAATCGAAGAGTCGCCTGGTGAAATGTCTACCGATTACGTTAGCCGTTATAGAGGAGCGGCGGATTCTAGCTTCGATTCCGTTGCCTCGCAATCATCGGTTTCCATCGAGACCGGTTTAGACAAAGACAACGACGCACAGGAAACCACCAATACTGAAAAAGAAAGCGAAACTTACCACTGGACGTTATCGAATTGGGGAGGTGGTATAACCAGGAGAAGAAACAATTCTGGTTCCATAAAAGTCGATTTAGCATCTCCAGAAGACGTTACTCTGGACACAGATACCACCAGAGTGATGTTCAGTACCTATGGGACAACTGTTTAA
- the LOC116425688 gene encoding uncharacterized protein LOC116425688 isoform X2: protein MPHNLNSASANSANSANAANNTTNNTANNTANNTANAGNTAPNHQAYANHSYHRPNGDGLQPEKEPVEFDTSHLRGAPAEVEALVHNIKEVAQQFLYHWRTFPIVLPPPLSTCSEPEDTLARKKHHLRDLFVAPSFDELDSVAVDSKGEPRRLTKKQLECISKRGEFEVDSINFAGQTHRWRLSGLLQRGRDRRRDALLRDLALATRFIVVTAKARLVSHCFSVSQSLKAMLTGLLRLLDIIIGVPSLQAHNLDAKIREERCRYLVAELVCRPEYEDSLELLCGFVRKQLRRATMEKFEVERELSQLLPIPVPFVFGTPGGAVVDLRLFSRDIIRKALPILVAISERETRGWFLHFRERLISELRARKKPDEEIEKEVNEAVMREYLQRVFSNILTHPDILDLGNGIAQLLVQQAQSVVLMHRAVETVQRKLLQTKESLRRHVENEHPVLSRIEPWMRDRMREVEEKFIEECEWSAHEEALTLCTNQNLQQTVYFLNRDLTFMKEREPVLLKELRKVKTPTRSFQWPTQIWLPKNWIVRRNFQGQSEIIPTVLSNTPTSITTPRADPSQPVFLVEREIVHTTTTRWPMWRWINYVARTWCWTWNAMFLLGVAVPWCCPVSVRALLLVQPFTPDLELSQLNGTLFPRKSSQMPTLCSRLIALWRHISKSRTHFETEPDTGFIGKGMTRHLNRLWNYGVKGLLGTLVILFVFPVVCILTSLGSLLIALTAILWMPLITLALHAFMALIMDLDSPEPSRNRYLVIMEALVWNIGIQGCLQPIAALIVALILCPIISFVILTVSVIRYWIRVVWDTAMFHLVIKNRGRIPASDSFVVKRIAGPGLTSDYYYQIRPEQALAAFEAKLELDELLAFQQETERLITQPQRDFTQFVEACFGPFAASLAKTKDPYKSLEKEAKNLIAVLHEKLDRRRKNLQTGLGMVVKSKIKLTTFDLKVVIQQGALMLERLYPTHVFARLSGNEDDFWENKGLSVGDWAGLAGLMYADIFSLNFLQPLDDADTKFRLEPHPGVDLSRYTDMIHSTELGGTNGPDLLGAVYAPRGNIQVYSPYLEVSAFNPRSKQPNNSRKCEKRCDTGGLLTSTRIRRRATSTNGVTEARWQPWKRQIRPYSAEKLQIPLPIPHPAHIAVTIHNRDSENPIPLDSELCQNILRAIEESPGEMSTDYVSRYRGAADSSFDSVASQSSVSIETGLDKDNDAQETTNTEKESETYHWTLSNWGGGITRRRNNSGSIKVDLASPEDVTLDTDTTRVMFSTYGTTV, encoded by the exons ATGCCCCACAACTTGAACTCCGCTTCCGCCAACTCCGCAAACTCCGCCAACGCCGCCAACAACACCACCAACAATACCGCCAACAACACCGCCAACAACACCGCCAACGCCGGCAACACGGCGCCGAATCATCAGGCCTACGCGAACCATTCTTATCACCGACCGAACGGAGATGGACTCCAACCAGAG AAGGAACCGGTGGAGTTCGACACGTCGCACCTGCGGGGCGCGCCGGCCGAGGTCGAGGCTCTGGTGCACAACATTAAAGAAGTCGCGCAGCAGTTCCTCTACCATTGGAGAACGTTCCCGATCGTGCTTCCGCCGCCATTGTCCACCTGCTCGGAACCGGAGGACACGCTGGCCAGAAAGAAACACCACTTGAGGGACCTGTTCGTCGCTCCTAGTTTCGACGAGCTGGACTCGGTTGCCGTGGACAGCAAAGGCGAGCCGAGGAGGTTGACCAAGAAGCAGCTCGAGTGCATCAGTAAACGAGG AGAGTTCGAGGTCGACTCGATAAACTTTGCGGGCCAGACCCATCGATGGAGATTAAGCGGATTGCTCCAACGCGGACGGGACAGGAGGCGAGACGCTTTGCTCCGGGATCTCGCTCTGGCGACCAGGTTCATCGTGGTCACGGCGAAAGCCAGGCTGGTGTCCCACTGCTTCAGCGTATCGCAATCTCTGAAGGCGATGTTGACCGGCCTGTTACGACTTCTCG ATATTATAATCGGCGTACCGTCTCTCCAGGCGCACAATCTAGATGCCAAAATCAGGGAAGAGCGTTGTCGGTATTTGGTTGCCGAGCTGGTGTGTAGG CCCGAATACGAAGATTCGCTTGAACTGCTGTGCGGATTCGTCCGGAAACAGCTTCGACGAGCAACCATGGAGAAGTTCGAGGTGGAAAGAGAACTGTCGCAGCTTTTACCGATCCCGGTTCCTTTTGTGTTCGGGACACCCGGTGGAGCAGTGGTGGACCTTAGATTATTTAGCAGAGACATTATCAGAAAAGCTTTACCGATTCTAGTTGCTATTTCGGAGAGAGAGACACGAGGCTGGTTTCTACATTTCAGAGAAAGACTGATATCGGAGTTGAGGGCACGGAAAAAGCCGGACGAAGAAATCGAGAAA GAAGTCAATGAAGCTGTAATGCGAGAGTATCTGCAACGAGTCTTCTCCAATATTCTGACACACCCGGATATACTTGATCTCGGGAACGGAATTGCTCAGCTTTTGGTCCAGCAGGCGCAATCGGTCGTATTGATGCACCGAGCAGTGGAAACGGTGCAACGGAAATTACTGCAAACCAAAGAATCGTTGAGACGTCATGTCGAGAACGAGCACCCGGTGCTCTCTCGAATAGAGCCCTGGATGCGCGACAGAATGAGAGAAGTCGAAGAAAAATTCATAGAGGAATGCGAGTGGAGCGCGCACGAAGAAGCTCTGACCCTCTGTACTAATCAGAACCTACAACAGACGGTTTACTTTCTTAATCGTGATTTAACTTTTATGAAAGAG AGGGAACCAgttttgttgaaagaattacgGAAAGTTAAAACACCTACAAGAAGTTTCCAATGGCCGACTCAAATATGGCTTCCAAAGAATTGGATTGTTAGACGCAATTTCCAAGGACAATCGGAAATTATACCAACGGTGCTGAGCAACACTCCGACATCTATTACAACGCCCCGCGCTGATCCGAGTCAGCCGGTCTTTCTAGTTGAAAGAGAAATCGTGCACACGACTACGACGAG GTGGCCTATGTGGCGTTGGATAAACTACGTGGCTAGGACATGGTGTTGGACTTGGAATGCGATGTTCCTGTTGGGCGTAGCAGTGCCGTGGTGTTGCCCAGTTTCTGTCAGGGCCTTATTACTCGTACAACCGTTTACCCCCGATTTAGAATTAAGTCAGTTAAACGGCACCTTGTTTCCCAGAAAGTCTTCTCAAATGCCCACTCTTTGTTCTCGATTGATAGCACTATGGAGACATATTAGTAAAAGTCGGACCCATTTCGAAACGGAACCAGATACCG GATTTATCGGCAAAGGAATGACGAGACATTTAAATAGGCTATGGAACTATGGCGTGAAAGGACTACTAGGAACacttgtaatattatttgtttttcctGTCGTTTGTATACTAACAAGTTTGGGATCACTCCTTATTGCGCTTACCGCGATATTGTG gATGCCTCTGATTACCTTGGCATTACATGCATTCATGGCGCTTATAATGGATCTTGATAGTCCAGAACCGAGTCGGAATCGATACTTAGTCATTATGGAAGCGTTAGTTTGGAATATCGGCATTCAAGGATGTCTACAGCCAATAGCAGCGTTAATCGTAGCTCTTATTTTATGCCCCATCATTTCTTTTGTGATACTTACAG TTTCTGTGATACGTTACTGGATTAGAGTGGTCTGGGATACGGCAATGTTCCATTTAGTAATAAAGAACAGGGGTCGTATACCTGCCAGCGACAGCTTCGTAGTGAAACGAATAGCCGGGCCAGGATTAACATCCGATTACTATTATCAA ATAAGACCCGAGCAAGCGTTAGCCGCGTTCGAAGCGAAACTAGAGCTAGACGAATTGTTAGCTTTTCAGCAAGAGACGGAACGACTGATCACTCAGCCGCAGAGGGATTTCACTCAGTTCGTCGAAGCCTGTTTTGGTCCGTTCGCAGCTAGTTTAGCTAAAACGAAAGACCCGTATAAGTCCCTTGAAAAGGAAGCCAAAAATCTAATTGCAGTATTACATGAGAAATTAGACAGACGTAGGAAAAATTTACAAACTGGCCTCGGCATGGTTGTGAAGAGTAAAATAAAACTTACTACCTTTGATTTGAAG GTAGTGATACAACAGGGAGCCCTCATGTTAGAGCGCCTCTATCCTACTCACGTATTCGCGAGATTGTCAGGAAACGAGGACGATTTCTGGGAAAATAAAGGTTTAAGTGTTGGCGATTGGGCCGGCTTAGCTGGTCTTATGTACGCAGATATTTTCAGTTTAAACTTTCTTCAACCTCTCGACGACGCAGACACTAAGTTCAGACTGGAACCACATCCAGGAGTTGATCTGTCACGTTACACGGATATGATTCATAGCACTGAACTCGGTGGCACTAACGGTCCAGATCTGCTGGGCGCAGTTTACGCGCCACGTGGGAATATACAAGTTTATAGTCCTTACCTAGAAGTATCGGCATTCAATCCGCGATCCAAGCAACCTAACAACAGTAGAAAATGTGAAAAACGATg TGATACTGGAGGGCTGTTAACGTCCACGAGGATTAGAAGGCGCGCAACTTCGACAAACGGTGTTACGGAAGCACGCTGGCAACCTTGGAAACGACAAATTCGCCCTTATAGCGCGGAAAAGTTGCAAATTCCTCTTCCTATCCCACATCCAGCTCATATAGCTGTTACTATTCACAATCGTGACTCCGAAAATCCAATCCCCCTCGACTCGGAACTCTGTCAAAACATACTTAGGGCAATCGAAGAGTCGCCTGGTGAAATGTCTACCGATTACGTTAGCCGTTATAGAGGAGCGGCGGATTCTAGCTTCGATTCCGTTGCCTCGCAATCATCGGTTTCCATCGAGACCGGTTTAGACAAAGACAACGACGCACAGGAAACCACCAATACTGAAAAAGAAAGCGAAACTTACCACTGGACGTTATCGAATTGGGGAGGTGGTATAACCAGGAGAAGAAACAATTCTGGTTCCATAAAAGTCGATTTAGCATCTCCAGAAGACGTTACTCTGGACACAGATACCACCAGAGTGATGTTCAGTACCTATGGGACAACTGTTTAA